One genomic segment of Microtus ochrogaster isolate Prairie Vole_2 linkage group LG8, MicOch1.0, whole genome shotgun sequence includes these proteins:
- the Rspo4 gene encoding R-spondin-4 encodes MVLLLNADAGTGLGANCTGCVICSEENGCSTCQQRLFLFIRREGIRQYGKCVPDCPLGFFGIRGQEANRCKKCGATCESCFSQDFCIRCKRRFHLYKGKCLPSCPPGTLTHQSTRECQEECEPSPWGSWSPCIHNGKTCGSGWGLETRVREAGPGKQEETASCRVLSESRKCSIKRPCPGERNPRQKSRKDRKDRRRQRKDRKLERRPQLPGSQ; translated from the exons ATGGTTCTGCTGTTGAACGCAGATG CAGGTACCGGTCTGGGGGCCAACTGCACTGGCTGTGTCATATGCTCGGAGGAGAATGGCTGTTCCACCTGCCAGCAGAGGCTCTTCCTGTTCATCCGCCGGGAAGGGATCCGTCAGTACGGCAAGTGTGTGCCTGACTGTCCCCTCGGCTTCTTCGGAATCCGTGGCCAGGAGGCCAACAGGTGCAAGA AATGTGGGGCCACATGCGAGAGCTGTTTCAGCCAGGACTTCTGTATCCGGTGCAAAAGGCGGTTTCATCTATACAAAGGGAAGTGCCTGCCCTCCTGTCCGCCAGGCACCTTGACCCACCAGAGTACCCGGGAATGCCAGG AAGAGTGTGAGCCAAGCCCATGGGGCAGCTGGAGTCCCTGCATACACAATGGGAAGACCTGCGGCTCAGGCTGGGGCCTAGAAACCCGAGTGCGGGAGGCTGGCCCAGGCAAGCAGGAGGAGACGGCGAGTTGCCGAGTGTTATCTGAGTCCAGAAAATGTTCTATAAAGAGGCCCTGCCCAGGAG AGAGAAACCCCAGGCAGAAGAGCAGGAAGGATCGGAAGGATCGGAGACGCCAGCGCAAGGACAGGAAGTTGGAGCGCAGGCCGCAGTTGCCTGGCTCACAGTGA